A single region of the Plantactinospora soyae genome encodes:
- a CDS encoding non-ribosomal peptide synthetase — MSTGEDTIERGIDVVREELLRARLAGKLRGGRRAALTRVDRDGPLPLSFGQQQMWFLSRLDPGSWEYLVPLALRMRGPLDHDALRRALTGLVGRHEILRTRYALAAGEPTQVIDPPAPVPLAVVDLSELPESERESRAFALAAQEPATPFDLAAQWPVRARLLRLADDDHLLVVVFHHIACDAWSVGVFAEELSALYDAATTGRPDPLAPLPVQYADYAAWERNRSEAEHQRHLDYWRDQLAGVPPLDVPADRPRPATRDWAGAVAGFDLPAGLGERLRDLARRHDATLFMVLLTGYQALLSRYTGGTDIPVGTVVSGRSRPELRRLIGYGINSLVMRARWDSDITFGELLAANRNTVLSAFDHQEVPFGQLVDELQPERDMSRTPLFQVAFTMHEAGAGAYAMPGLVVTPLDGMSQVSRFDLTLQIEEAADGGLRGHLEYATALFDRATVDRMGAHLVRLLQAVVVDPTRAVSAADFLDAAERTEVTGVADLFRIDAVPPTRCVHEVFEERVVASPDAVAVVFEGVELSYAEVNARANRLAHRLRGLGVGPESLVGVCLERGVELVPALLGVLKSGAAYLPLDPAQPVDRLGFMVGDAGASVVLTQSALSDTVAGFHDGVTVLLDREDLSGQPVSNPVPVSGPENLIYVIYTSGSTGRPKGVCLTHANVLRLLTVAETHYQFSASDVWPLFHSYAFDVSVWELWGALLYGGRLVVVPREVTRLPDEFLDLLVRERVTVLNQTPSAFRALVGFARDGDPRLAALRLRAVVFAGEKLEMAELAPWTDQFGLDRPALLNMYGITETTVHSSFHQVRPQDITAPGNPVGYPLGDLRVYLLDSYGNLVPVGVPGEIHVGGPGVARGYLGRPELTAQRFVPDPFATSPGARMYRSGDLARRRSDGGLDFLGRIDDQVQIRGYRVELGEIEAALAAHPGVRDAVVVVREDVPGDKRLAGYLVAEVGSAPTPGELREFLARTLPEYMVPAAFVPLDRIPLTANGKLDRRALPAPDRGTLAAGSAYVAPRTPIEERVAAVWRDVLGVERVGVHDGFFDLGGHSIRAVALVGELRAIGLDVAVRDVFEHRTVAELCGVLDGRSAPAPAERPVTPFELISAEDRARVPAGAVDAYPLSRVQAGMVVEMLSDGDLHAYHNVTSFRIRDERPFTLDALREAARIVVDRHEVLRTAIDLTSYSVPMQVVFPTAEMPVGERDLRHLDAAELDRSLREFTAAERADVLDLAEPALMRLYAHVCDDKTWWLSVTECHAIIEGWSHHSLLMEVLDLYREMRDGGRPEPAAVPTIRFADFIAAELRSLDSTGDRDYWRGIVERYPRFSLPTGWGDENAPRGSLMLGVPFHDLESDLRALASRAKASLKTVLLAAHLKVMSQLTAEESFLTGLVLHGRPEIVGADQVYGMYLNSLPFAYDRGARTWLELVTRTYAREVEVWPHRRFPMPEIQRAFGDGQRLMDVRFSYHDFDQVDKELVDYMASIDDSPTEFPLAVAVRLGYVTMAVNPRGLSRVNADRIGAMYRAVLESMAADPDGDARRTCLDTDEQRQLLVEWSSGPTEPAGPGILERFVAQAAATPEAVAIDGADGQVGYADLDARANRLARHLRACGVVPESVVGVLLDRGPDLLVAMLAVWKAGGAYVPLDPSSPADRLGDMLADAGARVVVTGSGYVDRFPEVPVRVVLDQAGSTIAEQPATALDVPADLDRLAYVIFTSGSTGRPKGVAVTHRGLVNHVSWAARELAGRGVGGSALFSSVAFDLVVPNVWAPLVSGQRVWLLGSDVDMADLGRELVAAGPFSFLKLTPGHLEVLAHQLEPGQATGLAGVTVVAGEAFTRQTLERWRECDPEAVLVNEYGPTEASVGTCTYPVVAGLVPEVVPIGRPLPGMSMYVLDGELSPVPVGVLGELFVGGVGVARGYVNRPELTAERFVPDPFGSGVRLYQTGDLVRMLPGGDVEFVGRVDDQVKVHGYRIELGEVRSVVLAHPAVRDVVVVAVGSASDRRLVAYWVPADGVVGVDVLVAHCVDRLPEYMVPAVFVSLDGLPLNANGKVDRRGLPDPDSAVVAAGPVFVAPRTAIEVRVAGVWREVLGLDRVGVHESFFDLGGHSIRAVALVGKLRAAGFEVAVRDVFQFRTVAEFAEAMSEKMPAESVEGVSVVGSVDGPVVTPFALLGDRDRAGLPVGVVDAYPLSQVQLGMVVEMLADTDLHAYHNVTSFRLRTAHPFALDALRAAARIVVERHELLRTSFDLTTYSVPMQLVHATAEIPIGVRDLRHLDPEPRRQSLREFTSAERAELFDLGVAPLLRFTVHVESDEAWWMSVTVSHPITEGWSHRAMLTELLDLYQEIRAGAEPKPAPRPAVRYADFIAAELESLESTVDRDYWRGIVDGHSRLALPAGWAAPGSAREPYSVTVGLRDLETELRALATATRTSLKAVLHAAHLKVMSQLTDEPAFFTGLVCSARPEVDGADRVYGMYLNTLPFAHRRGAATWGELVRQVFDREVELWPHRRYPMPTIQRELADGQRLLEVRFSYQDFEAVDADLVDVESGLGEGATEFGLAVAAMTGSLVLTADTHTLSRPDATRLAAMYRAVLEAMAAGPDGDARNSHLPADERIQLLDEYAVNPGPAPVRTVPELFAEMVAANPSRPAVTLGEMELSYPELDARANRLARHLRARGVVPESVVGVLLDRGPDLIASMLAVWQAGGAYVPLDPSFPAERMNRMLADAGASMVVTRSRHADRFDSTLDCVLVDTERLAIASRPATPLAEPPDLDRLAYVIFTSGSTGRPKGVAVTHRGLVNHVSWAARELAGRGVGGSALFSSVAFDLVVPNVWAPLVSGQRVWLLGSDVDMADLGRELVAAGPFSFLKLTPGHLEILGQQVEAAQLAALAEVVVVAGEALPGPVAENWRQILGDGRLVNEYGPTEASVGTCTYPVVAGLVPEVVPIGRPLPGMSMYVLDAELSPVPVGVLGELFVGGVGVARGYVNRPELTAERFVPDPFGSGVRLYRTGDLVRMLPGGVVEFVGRVDDQVKVHGYRIELGEVRSVVLAHPAVRDVVVVAVGSASDRRLVAYWVPADGVVGVDVLVAHCVDRLPEYMVPAVFVSLDGLPLNANGKVDRRGLPDPDSAVVAAGPVFVAPRNAVEVRVAGVWREVLGLDRVGVHESFFDLGGHSIRAVALVGKLRAAGFEVAVRDVFQFRTVAEFAEAMSGKMPAESVEGVSVVGSVDGPVVTPFALLGDRDRAGLPVGVVDAYPLSQVQLGMVVEMLGGVGGNRYHNTSFYRIRDERPFQPDALREAARIVVERHELLRTSFDLTTYSVPMQLVHATAEMPVEVRDVRHLDDPAKEQALHDFIAQERAALFDLDRPPLLRMAGFVESDEAWRLGFTQCHAITEGWSQQSLLMEVLDLYRRIAAGTSPEPTPLPEVRYADFIAAELESLESGVDRDYWRNVVTAHSRFALPTGWGGDADGSGSFRIPVPFPELETELRALATATRTSLKAVLHAAHLKVMSQLTDEPAFFTGLVCSARPEVDGADRVYGMYLNTLPFAHDRTAATWGELVRQVFDREVELWPHRRYPMPAIQRQVGGRQLIEVMFSYQDFHQVDTGRVDVRAGAGDAANEFALAVSTGPGHLMLRIRNSALSPVNAERVVAMYRAVLESMAAGPEGDARATYMPEAERDTLLTDWNDTSVEW, encoded by the coding sequence ATGAGCACGGGCGAAGACACGATCGAGCGTGGCATCGACGTGGTCCGCGAGGAACTGCTGCGGGCCCGGCTCGCCGGAAAGCTGCGCGGCGGTCGCCGGGCGGCGCTGACCCGGGTGGACCGGGACGGCCCGCTGCCGCTGTCCTTCGGGCAGCAGCAGATGTGGTTCCTGAGCCGGCTGGACCCGGGGAGCTGGGAGTACCTGGTCCCGCTCGCGCTGCGGATGCGAGGCCCGCTGGACCACGACGCGCTGCGTCGGGCCCTCACCGGGCTGGTCGGGCGGCACGAGATCCTCCGGACCCGGTACGCGCTCGCGGCCGGCGAGCCGACCCAGGTCATCGACCCGCCCGCGCCGGTGCCGCTGGCCGTGGTGGACCTGTCCGAGCTGCCGGAGTCGGAGCGGGAGAGCCGGGCCTTCGCGCTGGCCGCGCAGGAGCCGGCCACGCCGTTCGACCTGGCCGCGCAGTGGCCGGTGCGGGCCCGACTGCTCCGGCTGGCCGACGACGACCACCTGCTGGTCGTCGTCTTCCACCACATCGCCTGCGACGCCTGGTCGGTCGGGGTCTTCGCCGAGGAACTCAGCGCGCTGTACGACGCCGCCACCACCGGCCGACCGGACCCGCTCGCCCCGCTGCCGGTCCAGTACGCCGACTACGCCGCCTGGGAGCGGAACCGTTCCGAGGCGGAGCACCAGCGGCACCTCGACTACTGGCGGGACCAGCTCGCCGGGGTGCCGCCGCTGGACGTACCGGCGGACCGGCCCCGGCCGGCGACCCGGGACTGGGCCGGTGCGGTCGCCGGGTTCGACCTGCCGGCCGGGCTCGGCGAGCGGCTCCGCGACCTCGCCCGCCGGCACGACGCGACGCTGTTCATGGTGCTGCTGACCGGCTACCAGGCACTGCTGTCCCGGTACACCGGTGGCACCGACATCCCGGTCGGGACCGTCGTGTCGGGCCGGAGCCGGCCCGAACTGCGCCGGCTGATCGGGTACGGCATCAACAGCCTGGTGATGCGGGCCCGGTGGGACTCCGACATCACCTTCGGTGAACTGCTGGCCGCCAACCGGAACACCGTGCTGAGCGCGTTCGACCACCAGGAGGTGCCGTTCGGCCAGCTCGTCGACGAGTTGCAGCCCGAACGGGACATGTCCCGTACCCCGCTGTTCCAGGTCGCCTTCACCATGCACGAGGCGGGCGCCGGGGCGTACGCGATGCCGGGCCTCGTGGTGACGCCGCTGGACGGGATGTCCCAGGTGTCGCGGTTCGACCTGACCCTCCAGATCGAGGAGGCCGCCGACGGTGGGCTGCGCGGCCACCTGGAGTACGCGACCGCGCTCTTCGACCGGGCCACGGTGGACCGGATGGGCGCGCACCTGGTCCGGCTGCTCCAGGCGGTCGTCGTCGACCCGACCCGGGCCGTCTCGGCGGCGGACTTCCTCGACGCGGCGGAGCGGACCGAGGTGACCGGCGTCGCCGACCTGTTCCGGATCGACGCGGTGCCGCCGACCCGCTGCGTGCACGAGGTGTTCGAGGAGCGGGTGGTGGCGTCGCCGGATGCGGTGGCGGTGGTGTTCGAGGGTGTGGAGTTGTCGTACGCGGAGGTGAATGCGCGGGCGAATCGGTTGGCGCATCGGCTTCGTGGTCTGGGCGTCGGGCCCGAGTCTCTGGTCGGGGTCTGCCTGGAGCGGGGTGTGGAGCTGGTTCCGGCCCTGCTGGGGGTGTTGAAGTCGGGGGCGGCGTATCTGCCGTTGGATCCGGCGCAGCCGGTGGACCGGTTGGGTTTCATGGTCGGTGACGCGGGCGCGTCGGTGGTGCTGACCCAGTCGGCGCTGTCCGACACGGTGGCCGGGTTCCACGACGGCGTGACGGTGCTGTTGGACCGGGAGGACCTGTCGGGGCAGCCGGTGTCGAATCCGGTGCCGGTGTCGGGTCCGGAGAACCTGATCTACGTGATCTACACGTCGGGTTCGACGGGTCGACCGAAGGGCGTCTGCCTGACCCACGCCAACGTGCTCCGGCTGCTGACCGTGGCCGAGACCCATTACCAGTTCTCCGCCTCGGACGTCTGGCCGCTGTTCCACTCGTACGCCTTCGACGTCTCCGTCTGGGAACTCTGGGGTGCGTTGCTGTACGGCGGTCGGCTGGTGGTGGTGCCCCGGGAGGTGACCCGGCTGCCGGACGAGTTCCTGGATCTGCTGGTCCGGGAGCGGGTGACGGTGTTGAACCAGACGCCGTCGGCGTTCCGGGCGTTGGTCGGGTTCGCTCGGGACGGCGATCCGCGGCTGGCCGCACTCCGGCTCCGGGCCGTGGTCTTCGCCGGCGAGAAGCTGGAGATGGCCGAGCTGGCCCCCTGGACCGACCAGTTCGGACTGGACCGGCCGGCCCTGCTGAACATGTACGGCATCACCGAGACCACCGTGCACTCCAGCTTCCACCAGGTACGCCCGCAGGACATCACCGCCCCGGGCAACCCGGTCGGCTACCCCCTCGGTGACCTGCGGGTCTACCTGCTGGACTCGTACGGGAATCTGGTGCCGGTCGGGGTGCCGGGGGAGATCCACGTGGGTGGGCCGGGGGTGGCGCGGGGTTATCTGGGGCGGCCGGAGTTGACGGCGCAGCGGTTCGTGCCGGATCCGTTCGCTACCTCGCCGGGTGCCCGGATGTATCGCAGTGGTGATCTGGCTCGGCGGCGTTCCGATGGTGGGTTGGACTTCCTGGGTCGGATCGATGACCAGGTGCAGATCCGGGGCTACCGGGTCGAGTTGGGCGAGATCGAGGCGGCGCTGGCCGCACATCCGGGGGTCCGGGACGCGGTCGTGGTGGTCCGGGAGGACGTGCCCGGCGACAAGCGGCTGGCCGGCTACCTGGTGGCCGAGGTCGGCTCCGCGCCGACACCGGGGGAGTTGCGCGAGTTCCTCGCCCGCACCCTGCCGGAGTACATGGTGCCGGCGGCGTTCGTGCCGCTGGACCGGATCCCGCTGACCGCCAACGGGAAGCTCGACCGGCGGGCGCTGCCCGCGCCGGACCGGGGCACCCTGGCCGCCGGATCCGCCTACGTCGCACCCCGGACCCCGATCGAGGAGCGGGTCGCGGCGGTCTGGCGGGACGTGCTCGGGGTCGAGCGGGTGGGCGTACACGACGGCTTCTTCGACCTCGGCGGGCACTCGATCCGGGCCGTGGCGCTGGTCGGCGAGCTGCGCGCGATCGGCCTGGACGTCGCGGTACGGGACGTCTTCGAGCACCGTACGGTGGCCGAGCTCTGCGGCGTGCTCGACGGCCGTTCCGCCCCCGCTCCGGCCGAGCGTCCGGTGACGCCGTTCGAGCTGATCTCCGCCGAGGATCGGGCCAGGGTGCCGGCCGGTGCCGTGGACGCGTACCCGCTGTCCCGGGTCCAGGCCGGCATGGTCGTGGAGATGCTCTCCGACGGCGACCTGCACGCGTACCACAACGTGACGTCGTTCCGGATCCGGGACGAGCGGCCGTTCACGCTGGACGCGCTCCGCGAGGCGGCCCGGATCGTGGTGGACCGGCACGAGGTGCTGCGTACGGCGATCGACCTCACCTCGTACTCGGTGCCGATGCAGGTGGTCTTCCCGACCGCCGAGATGCCGGTCGGGGAGCGGGACCTGCGGCACCTGGACGCCGCCGAGCTGGACCGGTCGCTGCGCGAGTTCACCGCGGCGGAGCGGGCGGACGTCCTCGACCTCGCCGAGCCGGCCCTGATGCGGCTGTACGCGCACGTCTGCGACGACAAGACCTGGTGGCTGTCGGTCACCGAGTGCCACGCGATCATCGAGGGCTGGAGCCACCACTCGCTGCTGATGGAGGTGCTGGACCTCTACCGCGAGATGCGGGACGGCGGCCGGCCGGAGCCGGCGGCGGTGCCGACGATCCGGTTCGCCGACTTCATCGCCGCCGAGCTGCGTTCGCTGGACTCGACCGGGGACCGGGACTACTGGCGGGGCATCGTCGAGCGGTACCCGAGGTTCTCCCTGCCGACCGGCTGGGGCGACGAGAACGCGCCGCGCGGCTCGCTGATGCTCGGGGTGCCCTTCCACGACCTGGAGTCCGACCTGCGGGCGCTGGCCAGCCGGGCGAAGGCGTCGCTGAAGACCGTGCTGCTCGCCGCGCACCTGAAGGTGATGAGCCAGCTCACCGCCGAGGAGTCGTTCCTGACCGGCCTGGTCCTGCACGGCCGGCCGGAGATCGTCGGCGCCGACCAGGTGTACGGGATGTACCTCAACAGCCTGCCCTTCGCGTACGACCGGGGCGCCCGTACCTGGTTGGAGCTGGTCACCCGGACCTACGCCCGCGAGGTCGAGGTGTGGCCGCACCGGCGTTTCCCGATGCCGGAGATCCAGCGTGCCTTCGGGGACGGCCAGCGGCTGATGGACGTCCGGTTCAGCTACCACGACTTCGACCAGGTGGACAAGGAACTGGTCGACTACATGGCCAGCATCGACGACAGCCCGACCGAGTTCCCGCTCGCCGTGGCGGTCCGGCTCGGCTACGTCACGATGGCGGTCAACCCGCGCGGGTTGAGCCGGGTGAACGCCGACCGGATCGGCGCGATGTACCGGGCCGTGCTGGAGTCGATGGCCGCCGACCCGGACGGGGACGCCCGGCGGACCTGTCTGGACACCGACGAGCAGCGGCAACTGCTCGTCGAGTGGAGCAGCGGCCCGACCGAGCCGGCCGGCCCCGGGATATTGGAGCGGTTCGTCGCACAGGCGGCCGCGACCCCCGAGGCGGTGGCGATCGACGGCGCCGACGGTCAGGTCGGCTACGCGGACCTGGACGCCCGGGCGAACCGGTTGGCCCGGCACCTGCGGGCCTGCGGTGTGGTGCCGGAGTCGGTCGTCGGGGTGCTGCTGGACCGGGGACCTGACCTGCTCGTGGCGATGCTGGCGGTCTGGAAGGCCGGTGGCGCGTACGTGCCGCTCGACCCCTCCTCCCCGGCCGACCGGCTCGGCGACATGCTCGCCGACGCGGGTGCCCGGGTGGTGGTGACCGGGTCCGGTTACGTCGACCGGTTCCCCGAGGTCCCCGTCCGGGTCGTGCTCGACCAGGCCGGGTCGACCATCGCCGAGCAGCCGGCGACCGCACTCGACGTGCCGGCCGACCTGGACCGGTTGGCGTACGTGATCTTCACGTCGGGTTCGACGGGTCGGCCGAAGGGGGTGGCGGTCACCCATCGTGGGTTGGTCAATCATGTGTCCTGGGCGGCGCGGGAGTTGGCTGGTCGGGGTGTTGGTGGGTCGGCGTTGTTCTCGTCGGTGGCGTTCGATCTGGTGGTGCCGAATGTGTGGGCGCCGTTGGTGTCGGGTCAGCGGGTGTGGTTGTTGGGTTCGGATGTGGATATGGCGGATCTGGGTCGGGAGTTGGTGGCGGCGGGTCCGTTCAGTTTCCTGAAGCTGACCCCGGGCCACCTGGAGGTGCTCGCCCACCAACTCGAACCGGGCCAGGCCACCGGGCTGGCCGGGGTGACGGTGGTGGCCGGCGAGGCGTTCACCCGGCAGACCCTGGAGCGCTGGCGCGAGTGTGACCCCGAAGCGGTGCTGGTCAACGAGTACGGGCCGACGGAGGCGTCGGTGGGTACGTGTACGTATCCGGTGGTGGCGGGGTTGGTGCCGGAGGTGGTGCCGATCGGTCGTCCGTTGCCGGGGATGTCGATGTATGTGCTCGATGGTGAGTTGTCGCCGGTTCCGGTGGGTGTGTTGGGTGAGTTGTTTGTTGGTGGGGTCGGGGTGGCTCGGGGTTATGTGAATCGGCCGGAGTTGACGGCGGAGCGGTTCGTGCCGGATCCGTTCGGTTCTGGTGTCCGGTTGTATCAGACCGGTGATCTGGTGCGGATGTTGCCTGGTGGTGATGTGGAGTTCGTGGGTCGGGTTGATGATCAGGTGAAGGTGCACGGGTATCGGATCGAGTTGGGTGAGGTTCGGTCGGTGGTGTTGGCGCATCCGGCGGTGCGGGATGTGGTGGTGGTCGCGGTCGGGTCGGCGTCGGATCGGCGGTTGGTGGCCTATTGGGTGCCGGCCGATGGTGTTGTCGGGGTTGATGTGTTGGTGGCGCATTGTGTGGATCGGTTGCCGGAGTACATGGTGCCGGCGGTGTTCGTGTCGTTGGACGGGTTGCCGTTGAACGCGAATGGGAAGGTGGATCGGCGGGGGTTGCCGGATCCGGATTCGGCGGTGGTGGCGGCTGGTCCGGTGTTCGTGGCGCCGCGTACAGCAATCGAGGTGCGGGTCGCGGGGGTGTGGCGGGAGGTTCTGGGTCTGGATCGGGTCGGGGTGCATGAGAGTTTCTTCGATCTGGGTGGGCATTCGATTCGTGCGGTGGCGTTGGTGGGGAAGTTGCGGGCGGCGGGGTTCGAGGTTGCGGTCCGGGATGTGTTCCAGTTCCGGACGGTGGCGGAGTTCGCCGAGGCGATGTCGGAGAAGATGCCGGCGGAGTCGGTCGAGGGTGTGTCGGTGGTCGGGTCGGTTGATGGTCCGGTGGTGACGCCGTTCGCGTTGCTCGGCGATCGGGACCGGGCCGGGCTGCCGGTCGGGGTCGTCGACGCGTACCCGCTGTCCCAGGTCCAACTCGGCATGGTCGTCGAGATGTTGGCCGACACCGACCTGCACGCGTACCACAACGTGACGTCGTTCCGGCTGCGTACCGCCCATCCGTTCGCCCTGGACGCGCTGCGTGCGGCGGCCCGGATCGTGGTCGAGCGGCACGAGCTGCTGCGTACCTCGTTCGACCTGACCACGTACTCGGTGCCGATGCAGCTGGTGCACGCCACCGCCGAGATTCCGATCGGCGTACGCGACCTCCGGCACCTGGACCCGGAGCCGCGGCGGCAATCGCTGCGCGAGTTCACCTCGGCGGAACGCGCCGAACTCTTCGACCTCGGCGTGGCGCCGCTGCTGCGGTTCACCGTCCACGTGGAGAGCGACGAGGCGTGGTGGATGTCGGTCACCGTGTCCCACCCGATCACCGAGGGGTGGAGCCACCGGGCGATGCTGACCGAGCTGCTCGACCTCTACCAGGAGATTCGGGCCGGTGCAGAGCCGAAGCCGGCGCCCCGGCCCGCGGTCCGGTACGCCGACTTCATCGCCGCCGAACTCGAGTCGCTGGAGTCCACCGTGGACCGCGACTACTGGCGCGGGATCGTCGACGGGCACAGCCGGCTCGCCCTGCCCGCCGGCTGGGCCGCACCGGGTAGCGCGCGGGAGCCGTACTCGGTGACGGTCGGGCTCCGGGATCTGGAGACCGAGTTGCGGGCGTTGGCGACGGCGACGCGTACGTCGTTGAAGGCGGTGTTGCACGCGGCGCATCTGAAGGTGATGAGCCAGCTCACCGACGAGCCGGCGTTCTTCACCGGTCTGGTGTGCAGCGCCCGGCCCGAGGTCGACGGCGCCGACCGGGTCTACGGGATGTACCTGAACACCCTGCCGTTCGCCCATCGGCGCGGCGCGGCCACCTGGGGTGAGCTGGTCCGGCAGGTCTTCGACCGCGAGGTCGAACTCTGGCCGCACCGCCGCTACCCGATGCCGACCATCCAGCGTGAGCTGGCCGACGGGCAGCGCCTGCTGGAGGTGCGGTTCAGCTACCAGGACTTCGAGGCGGTCGACGCCGACCTGGTCGACGTGGAGTCCGGCCTCGGCGAGGGGGCCACCGAGTTCGGCCTGGCCGTCGCCGCGATGACCGGCAGCCTGGTGCTGACCGCCGACACGCACACGCTGAGCCGGCCCGACGCGACCCGGCTGGCCGCGATGTACCGGGCGGTGTTGGAGGCGATGGCCGCCGGTCCGGACGGCGACGCCCGGAACAGCCACCTGCCGGCGGACGAGCGGATCCAACTGCTCGACGAGTACGCCGTCAACCCCGGCCCGGCACCGGTCCGTACGGTGCCGGAGCTCTTCGCCGAGATGGTCGCGGCGAACCCGAGCCGGCCGGCGGTGACGCTCGGCGAGATGGAGCTCAGCTATCCGGAGTTGGACGCCCGGGCGAACCGGCTGGCCCGGCACCTGCGGGCCCGGGGCGTGGTGCCGGAGTCGGTCGTCGGGGTGCTGCTGGACCGGGGACCGGACCTGATCGCCTCGATGCTGGCGGTCTGGCAGGCCGGTGGCGCGTACGTGCCACTCGACCCGTCCTTCCCGGCCGAGCGGATGAACCGGATGCTCGCCGATGCCGGCGCCAGCATGGTGGTCACCCGGTCCCGGCACGCGGACCGGTTCGACTCCACCCTCGACTGCGTACTGGTCGACACCGAACGCCTGGCGATCGCGAGCCGCCCGGCGACCCCGTTGGCCGAGCCGCCCGACCTGGACCGGTTGGCGTACGTGATCTTCACGTCGGGTTCGACGGGTCGGCCGAAGGGGGTGGCGGTCACCCATCGTGGGCTGGTCAACCACGTGTCCTGGGCGGCGCGGGAGTTGGCTGGTCGGGGTGTTGGTGGGTCGGCGTTGTTCTCGTCGGTGGCGTTCGATCTGGTGGTGCCGAATGTGTGGGCGCCGTTGGTGTCGGGTCAGCGGGTGTGGTTGTTGGGTTCGGATGTGGATATGGCGGATCTGGGTCGGGAGTTGGTGGCGGCGGGTCCGTTCAGTTTCCTGAAGCTGACCCCGGGCCACCTGGAGATCCTCGGCCAGCAGGTCGAGGCCGCCCAGCTCGCCGCCCTGGCCGAGGTCGTCGTGGTGGCAGGCGAGGCGCTGCCCGGCCCGGTCGCCGAGAACTGGCGGCAGATCCTCGGCGACGGCCGACTCGTCAACGAGTACGGGCCGACGGAGGCGTCGGTGGGTACGTGTACGTATCCGGTGGTGGCGGGGTTGGTGCCGGAGGTGGTGCCGATCGGTCGTCCGTTGCCGGGGATGTCGATGTATGTGTTGGACGCGGAGTTGTCGCCGGTTCCGGTGGGTGTGTTGGGTGAGTTGTTTGTTGGTGGGGTCGGGGTGGCTCGGGGTTATGTGAATCGGCCGGAGTTGACGGCGGAGCGGTTCGTGCCGGATCCGTTCGGTTCTGGTGTCCGGTTGTATCGGACCGGTGATCTGGTGCGGATGTTGCCTGGTGGTGTGGTGGAGTTCGTGGGTCGGGTTGATGATCAGGTGAAGGTGCACGGGTATCGGATCGAGTTGGGTGAGGTTCGGTCGGTGGTGTTGGCGCATCCGGCGGTGCGGGATGTGGTGGTGGTCGCGGTTGGGTCGGCGTCGGATCGGCGGTTGGTGGCCTATTGGGTGCCGGCTGATGGTGTTGTCGGGGTTGATGTGTTGGTGGCGCATTGTGTGGATCGGTTGCCGGAGTACATGGTGCCGGCGGTGTTCGTGTCGTTGGACGGGTTGCCGTTGAATGCGAATGGGAAGGTGGATCGGCGGGGGTTGCCGGATCCGGATTCGGCGGTGGTTGCGGCTGGTCCGGTGTTCGTGGCGCCGCGTAATGCGGTGGAGGTGCGGGTCGCGGGGGTGTGGCGGGAGGTTCTGGGTCTGGATCGGGTCGGGGTGCATGAGAGTTTCTTCGATCTGGGTGGGCATTCGATTCGTGCGGTGGCGTTGGTGGGGAAGTTGCGGGCGGCGGGGTTCGAGGTTGCGGTGCGGGATGTGTTCCAGTTCCGGACGGTGGCGGAGTTCGCCGAGGCGATGTCGGGGAAGATGCCGGCGGAGTCGGTCGAGGGTGTGTCGGTGGTGGGGTCGGTTGATGGTCCGGTGGTGACGCCGTTCGCGTTGCTCGGCGATCGGGACCGGGCCGGGTTGCCGGTCGGGGTCGTTGACGCGTACCCGCTGTCCCAGGTCCAACTCGGCATGGTCGTCGAGATGCTCGGTGGGGTGGGTGGCAACCGCTACCACAACACCAGCTTCTACCGGATCCGCGACGAACGGCCGTTCCAGCCGGACGCGCTGCGCGAGGCGGCCCGGATCGTGGTCGAGCGGCACGAGTTGCTGCGTACCTCGTTCGACCTGACCACGTACTCGGTGCCGATGCAGCTCGTGCACGCCACCGCCGAGATGCCGGTCGAGGTGCGCGACGTACGGCACCTGGACGATCCGGCCAAGGAGCAGGCGCTGCACGACTTCATCGCCCAGGAACGGGCCGCCCTGTTCGACCTGGACCGTCCGCCGCTGCTCCGGATGGCGGGCTTCGTCGAGAGCGACGAGGCCTGGCGGCTCGGCTTCACCCAGTGCCACGCCATCACCGAGGGCTGGAGTCAGCAGTCGCTGCTGATGGAGGTGCTGGACCTCTACCGGCGGATCGCCGCCGGAACGTCGCCCGAACCGACACCGCTGCCCGAGGTCCGGTACGCCGACTTCATCGCCGCCGAACTCGAGTCGCTGGAGTCCGGCGTGGACCGCGACTACTGGCGGAACGTGGTCACCGCGCATTCCCGGTTCGCCCTGCCCACCGGCTGGGGCGGCGACGCCGACGGTTCCGGCAGTTTCCGGATCCCGGTGCCGTTCCCGGAGCTGGAGACCGAGCTGCGGGCGCTGGCGACGGCGACGCGTACGTCGTTGAAGGCGGTGTTGCACGCGGCGCATCTGAAGGTGATGAGCCAGCTCACCGACGAGCCGGCGTTCTTCACCGGTCTGGTGTGCAGCGCCCGGCCCGAGGTCGACGGCGCCGACCGGGTCTACGGGATGTACCTGAACACCCTGCCGTTCGCCCACGACCGGACCGCCGCCACCTGGGGTGAGCTGGTCCGGCAGGTCTTCGACCGCGAGGTCGAACTCTGGCCGCACCGCCGCTATCCGATGCCGGCGATCCAGCGCCAGGTCGGCGGCCGGCAGCTCATCGAGGTGATGTTCAGCTACCAGGACTTCCACCAGGTCGACACCGGTCGGGTGGACGTGCGGGCCGGCGCGGGCGACGCCGCGAACGAGTTCGCGCTCGCCGTCTCGACCGGTCCCGGGCACCTGATGCTGCGGATCCGGAACAGCGCGCTGAGCCCGGTGAACGCCGAGCGGGTGGTGGCGATGTACCGGGCCGTACTGGAGTCGATGGCCGCCGGCCCCGAGGGCGACGCCCGGGCGACGTACATGCCGGAGGCGGAACGCGACACGTTGTTGACCGACTGGAACGACACATCCGTGGAGTGGTGA